In Akkermansia muciniphila, one DNA window encodes the following:
- the metH gene encoding methionine synthase, translating to MSRSSRTERLDYLKDQLRKRVVILDGAMGTNIQKFRLEEKDYRGERFADAARYPNDLKNNNDLLVLTRPDIILDIHRRFLDTGRADILETCTFGATSIGQHDYFWRRPEEGSHKNQQYFQEVVDAPELKTLVRELNLSAAALARQACDDAEAADGNPRLVAGSIGPMPVTCSLSPDVNDPGFRAVNFRQLRQAYRDQALALLEGGVDMLLVETIFDTLNAKAALFAIEEIFEEQPESSVPVMVSVTLTDKAGRTLSGQTIEAFWNSIRHVRPFSVGINCALGPDLMRPFAEELSGLADCHMSVYANAGLPNPLSPTGYDLLPADMARFMKEYADQGLLNIVGGCCGTTPEHIGAIAAAVEGMPPRVPVPQTPALRLSGYEAYNHTREKNTLFVGERCNVAGSPKFARLIREGNYEEAVSIARQQVENGALVLDFCFDDGLIDGPQAMIRFLNLVSAEPDIARVPFMVDSSKWEVLEAGLQCMQGKGIVNSISLKEGEAEFLKKAALIKKYGAAVVVMAFDEHGQAANYEDRVRISRRAYDLLVNRVQFPPEDIIFDPNVLTVGTGIAEHADYALDFFKAAGWISRNLPHAHISGGISNVSFAFRGNNPVREAMHSAFLYHATQQGLDMCIVNAGMLEVYDNIPKDRLELIEDVLLNRRTDATERLTDYAEKLAAEKTGDGKEKKTVLAWREQDVSKRLEYSLIKGITEFVDADTEEAFQEMGSPLNVIEGPLMAGMKVVGQLFGDGKMFLPQVVKSARVMKQAVAWLTPYIEADSKGAAKAGKAVIATVKGDVHDIGKNIVGVVLGCNGFEMIDLGVMVHCDTILDRAEAEQADLVMLSGLITPSLEEMSHVAAEMERRGMTIPLMVGGATTSALHTALKIAPHYQGAVVHTEDASQVVPAAASLVGEKKDSYIAAVKARQEELRNNHENKPVRDLLPLEKARELRWKGAEGGYLPPVPARLGPVSIGSLHSSVSCGCCSDDPRYYVTVQELIERMDWTPFFHAWELHGTWDRVRREFRTKDPSKAEAAAALYQDALRLLEQAVKENRYQARGVIGIFPANSTASHDDITVWADESRTIPLATLLTQRQQLDKQEKPRLALADFIAPEGVRDYVGAMAVSIHGSRRWAKEWEARNDSYRALLVSSLADRLVEAFAAIAHDKLRLLWNIPEGSGVRPACGYPSQPDHQEKETVFTLLHAREEAGMSLTETWMMQPVSSVCALVFSHPESTYFSVGVTGEDQQEDYASRKRASRP from the coding sequence ATGAGCAGATCATCCAGAACAGAACGCCTTGATTACCTGAAAGACCAGTTACGTAAAAGGGTTGTCATCCTGGATGGCGCCATGGGCACCAATATCCAAAAATTCAGACTGGAAGAGAAGGATTACCGCGGAGAACGTTTCGCGGATGCGGCACGCTATCCCAACGATTTAAAGAATAATAACGACCTTCTGGTTCTGACCAGGCCGGATATTATTCTGGATATTCACCGCCGCTTTCTGGACACGGGACGGGCGGATATTCTGGAAACCTGCACATTCGGAGCCACCAGCATCGGCCAGCATGATTATTTCTGGCGCCGTCCGGAAGAAGGCAGCCACAAGAACCAGCAGTATTTCCAGGAGGTGGTGGACGCCCCTGAACTAAAAACCCTTGTCCGGGAATTGAACCTGTCTGCTGCCGCGCTCGCCCGGCAGGCGTGCGATGACGCGGAAGCCGCAGACGGCAACCCTCGTCTGGTGGCCGGCTCCATCGGTCCCATGCCCGTCACCTGTTCCCTGTCTCCCGATGTGAATGATCCCGGCTTCCGCGCCGTGAATTTCCGCCAGCTCAGGCAGGCGTACCGGGATCAGGCGTTGGCTTTGCTGGAAGGGGGAGTGGACATGCTGCTGGTGGAGACGATTTTCGACACGCTGAACGCCAAGGCTGCCCTGTTCGCCATTGAAGAAATTTTTGAGGAACAACCGGAAAGCTCTGTTCCGGTCATGGTGTCCGTCACGCTGACGGACAAAGCCGGACGCACGCTGTCCGGCCAGACGATTGAAGCATTCTGGAATTCCATCCGCCACGTGCGCCCCTTCTCCGTAGGCATCAATTGCGCCCTGGGGCCGGACCTGATGCGCCCCTTTGCGGAAGAACTGTCCGGACTGGCGGATTGCCACATGTCCGTTTACGCGAATGCCGGGCTTCCCAACCCGCTCAGCCCTACCGGCTACGACCTTCTGCCGGCGGACATGGCCCGGTTCATGAAGGAATACGCGGACCAGGGCCTGCTGAACATCGTGGGCGGCTGCTGCGGAACCACTCCGGAGCACATCGGCGCCATTGCGGCTGCCGTGGAAGGAATGCCTCCGCGCGTTCCGGTTCCCCAAACGCCTGCGCTTCGCCTGTCCGGATATGAAGCGTATAACCACACGCGGGAAAAAAACACCCTCTTTGTCGGGGAACGCTGCAACGTGGCGGGCTCTCCCAAATTCGCCCGCCTGATTCGTGAAGGAAACTACGAGGAAGCGGTATCCATTGCCCGGCAGCAGGTGGAAAATGGCGCGCTGGTTTTGGATTTCTGTTTTGACGACGGCCTGATCGACGGGCCTCAGGCCATGATCCGCTTCCTGAACCTTGTTTCCGCAGAGCCGGATATCGCCCGCGTTCCTTTCATGGTGGATTCCTCCAAATGGGAAGTGCTGGAAGCGGGGCTCCAATGCATGCAGGGCAAGGGAATCGTGAATTCCATCTCCCTGAAGGAGGGGGAAGCAGAATTCCTGAAGAAAGCGGCGCTGATTAAGAAGTACGGCGCGGCGGTCGTGGTCATGGCGTTTGACGAACATGGACAGGCCGCCAATTACGAGGACCGCGTCCGCATCTCCAGACGAGCCTATGACTTGCTGGTAAACCGGGTGCAGTTTCCTCCGGAAGACATCATTTTTGACCCGAACGTCCTGACCGTAGGCACTGGCATTGCGGAACACGCCGATTACGCTCTTGATTTCTTCAAGGCCGCAGGCTGGATTTCCCGGAACCTGCCGCATGCCCACATTTCCGGCGGCATTTCCAATGTCTCCTTTGCCTTCCGCGGCAACAACCCGGTGCGGGAAGCCATGCATTCCGCTTTCCTGTACCACGCTACGCAGCAGGGGCTGGACATGTGCATCGTGAACGCCGGGATGCTGGAGGTGTACGACAATATTCCCAAGGACAGGCTGGAGCTGATTGAAGACGTTCTGCTGAACCGGAGGACGGACGCCACGGAACGCCTGACGGACTACGCGGAAAAACTGGCTGCGGAAAAAACCGGAGACGGAAAGGAGAAAAAAACCGTACTGGCCTGGAGGGAGCAGGACGTCTCCAAACGCCTGGAATATTCTCTTATCAAGGGCATTACCGAATTTGTTGACGCGGATACGGAGGAGGCTTTTCAGGAGATGGGTTCCCCGCTGAACGTGATTGAAGGCCCTCTGATGGCCGGCATGAAGGTTGTGGGGCAACTGTTTGGGGACGGCAAAATGTTCCTTCCGCAGGTGGTAAAAAGCGCCCGCGTCATGAAACAGGCTGTAGCCTGGCTCACCCCCTATATAGAAGCGGACAGCAAAGGTGCCGCCAAGGCGGGAAAAGCCGTGATCGCAACCGTGAAGGGGGACGTGCATGACATCGGCAAGAATATCGTCGGCGTGGTGTTGGGCTGCAACGGTTTTGAAATGATTGACCTGGGCGTCATGGTGCATTGCGATACCATTCTGGACCGGGCGGAAGCGGAACAGGCGGACCTGGTGATGCTTTCCGGGCTGATCACCCCTTCCCTGGAGGAAATGTCCCATGTAGCCGCGGAAATGGAACGCCGGGGGATGACCATTCCCCTGATGGTGGGGGGAGCTACGACGTCAGCCCTGCACACGGCCCTGAAAATAGCCCCCCATTACCAAGGAGCCGTGGTGCATACGGAGGATGCCTCCCAGGTGGTGCCCGCAGCCGCCTCCCTGGTGGGAGAAAAAAAGGATTCCTACATTGCCGCCGTGAAAGCCCGGCAGGAGGAATTGCGCAACAATCATGAAAACAAACCAGTCCGAGACCTCCTGCCCCTGGAGAAAGCCAGGGAATTGCGGTGGAAGGGGGCGGAAGGCGGCTATCTCCCCCCCGTTCCCGCCCGTCTGGGCCCGGTTTCCATCGGCAGCCTGCACAGCTCCGTAAGCTGCGGCTGCTGCAGTGACGATCCGCGTTATTACGTAACTGTTCAGGAGCTTATCGAGCGCATGGACTGGACGCCTTTTTTCCACGCCTGGGAGCTGCACGGCACATGGGACCGCGTCCGCCGGGAGTTCCGCACCAAGGACCCGTCCAAGGCTGAGGCGGCCGCGGCTCTGTACCAGGACGCCCTCCGCCTGCTGGAACAGGCCGTGAAGGAAAACCGCTACCAGGCGCGCGGCGTCATAGGCATTTTCCCAGCCAATTCAACGGCCAGCCATGACGACATCACCGTCTGGGCGGATGAATCCAGAACCATTCCCCTGGCTACGCTGCTGACGCAGCGCCAGCAACTGGACAAACAGGAGAAACCCCGGCTGGCGCTGGCGGACTTCATCGCTCCCGAAGGCGTCAGGGATTACGTGGGGGCCATGGCGGTCAGCATCCACGGCTCCCGCCGCTGGGCAAAGGAATGGGAAGCCAGAAACGACTCCTACCGCGCCCTGCTGGTCAGTTCTCTGGCGGACCGCCTGGTGGAAGCTTTCGCGGCTATCGCCCATGACAAGCTGCGCCTTTTGTGGAATATTCCGGAAGGGTCCGGCGTGCGTCCCGCCTGCGGGTACCCCAGCCAACCGGACCACCAGGAAAAGGAAACCGTCTTCACCCTGCTCCACGCCCGGGAGGAAGCGGGCATGAGCCTGACGGAAACATGGATGATGCAGCCCGTTTCTTCCGTCTGCGCCCTCGTCTTCTCCCATCCGGAAAGCACTTATTTCTCCGTGGGCGTCACTGGGGAAGACCAGCAGGAGGATTACGCCTCCAGAAAGCGGGCCTCCCGGCCCTGA
- a CDS encoding PEP-CTERM sorting domain-containing protein — translation MKKTIFLALALWGISCSQASLLLASWDAFTESGASTTGGLFVELDKFGTGPSIENGSLILADSSQRAWIDISSLYISLSKASYSFVMDVSGLQLGNGPVFSLGFGAYNTQTTAFGFSTTTNTWAFSNNGNNMNVSGESGSVSDIYSGTLTVNFLAEDGSTYVEAFLGDMALVNKTEINYEKSVLYLNGLTLGGWASTSGNGCSMTIGSLSISQIPEPATSSLAFLGLGGLLARRRRH, via the coding sequence ATGAAAAAGACTATATTTCTGGCTCTTGCGCTGTGGGGAATTTCTTGTTCGCAGGCTTCCCTGCTCCTTGCCTCTTGGGATGCATTCACGGAAAGCGGCGCTTCCACCACAGGCGGACTCTTCGTAGAACTTGACAAATTCGGGACAGGCCCCTCTATTGAAAACGGGTCCCTGATTCTGGCAGATTCCTCTCAAAGGGCATGGATTGATATATCTTCCTTATATATTTCCCTGTCCAAGGCTTCCTATTCCTTTGTAATGGACGTTTCCGGCCTCCAGCTTGGAAATGGCCCCGTGTTCTCCCTGGGCTTTGGAGCATACAACACGCAAACGACGGCCTTCGGTTTTTCCACCACCACCAATACCTGGGCTTTTTCCAATAATGGAAATAACATGAATGTTTCCGGGGAAAGCGGCTCCGTTTCCGACATCTATTCCGGCACGCTCACCGTCAATTTCCTGGCGGAAGACGGCTCTACCTATGTGGAGGCATTCCTTGGAGACATGGCATTAGTCAATAAAACGGAAATCAACTATGAAAAGTCAGTTCTCTATTTGAACGGTCTCACCTTGGGAGGCTGGGCCAGCACATCCGGCAACGGCTGTTCCATGACCATCGGTTCCCTTTCCATCAGCCAGATTCCGGAACCGGCGACATCCTCTCTGGCGTTCCTGGGACTGGGAGGCCTTCTGGCAAGGCGCCGCAGACATTAA
- a CDS encoding TIGR02206 family membrane protein: MNGVPPLEFAGVSHWAALAALLAAGTCILELGQSYKKTVRNRTTFWLGAACLFSLVPDLAAMLADEPEKNWTWMLPLHFCSVMQVVCALSLWIPSRRLRSVAYYCVLCATLQGLVTPSVAHDFPSWTYVAFFLSHGVTVITALYLPLALKWKPARWDFLWAFLLANAYLAAIHPVNMLLGTNYGFTVATPAGGSVLDFLGPWPWYLLWMQVPALALMYLLTLPFRRYPRGRTGSSLLRH, from the coding sequence ATGAATGGCGTCCCTCCACTGGAATTCGCAGGTGTTTCCCACTGGGCGGCCCTGGCCGCACTCCTGGCGGCGGGAACCTGCATCCTGGAGCTGGGGCAGTCCTACAAGAAAACCGTCAGAAACCGCACTACCTTCTGGCTGGGGGCGGCCTGCCTGTTCAGCCTGGTTCCCGACCTGGCCGCCATGCTGGCCGATGAACCGGAGAAGAACTGGACATGGATGCTTCCCCTGCATTTCTGCTCCGTCATGCAGGTGGTGTGCGCCCTGAGCCTGTGGATACCCTCCCGGCGGCTGCGCTCCGTGGCCTATTACTGCGTGCTGTGCGCCACCCTCCAGGGGCTGGTGACTCCTTCCGTGGCCCATGATTTCCCCTCATGGACGTATGTTGCCTTTTTCCTGTCCCACGGCGTGACAGTCATCACGGCGCTCTACCTGCCTCTGGCGCTGAAATGGAAACCGGCGCGATGGGACTTCCTGTGGGCTTTTTTGCTGGCGAACGCGTATCTGGCCGCTATCCATCCCGTCAACATGCTCCTGGGAACCAATTACGGGTTTACCGTGGCCACGCCCGCCGGAGGTTCCGTGCTGGACTTTCTCGGGCCATGGCCCTGGTACCTGCTGTGGATGCAGGTTCCTGCGCTGGCGCTGATGTACCTGCTCACGCTTCCCTTCCGCCGTTATCCCAGGGGCCGCACGGGCAGTTCCCTGCTCCGCCACTGA
- a CDS encoding aspartate kinase, whose protein sequence is MALIVQKFGGSSVGTIDRIRNVARRIHETAREGNQVVAVVSAMSGVTDKLIGLARELSETPCERELDVLMATGEQQSIALLCMALHELGEKAVSFTGAQAGITTFGSHTRGRIHNIDPTLMNKYLLEGNILICAGFQGVTEEGMVQTLGRGGSDLSAIAIAAALKADVCQIFTDVDGVYTCDPRVVKDAKKIQTLSYDEMLEMASNGSKVMQSRSVEFAKKFGVVFEVRNSMNNNPGTIVQEETPSMEAVVIRGISIDRNQARVTITGIPDQIGYTAQILGALAEAEINLDMILANTAHDGYVRQSFTMPSNELGRAQAALKPVMAALGSTVKVETEAGLAKLSLVGIGMRSHSGVGATAFKALADANIKIGMISTSEIKIAVMVDESDIEEAARVVHKAFNLGA, encoded by the coding sequence ATGGCTCTTATCGTTCAAAAATTCGGGGGCAGCTCCGTCGGCACCATTGACCGCATCCGCAATGTAGCGCGCCGCATCCATGAAACCGCCAGGGAAGGCAACCAGGTGGTCGCCGTCGTTTCCGCCATGAGCGGCGTGACGGACAAGCTGATTGGCCTTGCCAGGGAATTGTCTGAAACCCCTTGCGAACGCGAACTTGACGTGCTGATGGCCACCGGCGAACAGCAGTCCATCGCCCTGCTCTGCATGGCTCTGCATGAACTGGGGGAAAAAGCCGTGTCCTTCACGGGGGCGCAGGCCGGGATCACCACCTTCGGCAGCCACACGCGGGGGCGCATCCACAATATTGACCCAACGCTGATGAACAAGTACCTGCTGGAAGGCAACATCCTGATCTGCGCCGGCTTCCAGGGGGTTACGGAAGAAGGAATGGTCCAGACGCTGGGCCGCGGCGGTTCCGATCTCTCCGCCATCGCCATCGCGGCCGCCCTGAAAGCGGACGTGTGCCAGATTTTCACAGATGTGGACGGCGTCTATACCTGTGACCCCCGCGTGGTCAAGGACGCCAAGAAAATACAAACCCTTTCATATGACGAAATGCTGGAAATGGCTTCCAACGGGTCCAAGGTGATGCAGTCGCGTTCCGTGGAATTCGCCAAAAAATTCGGTGTCGTCTTTGAAGTTCGCAACTCCATGAACAACAACCCCGGTACAATCGTGCAAGAAGAAACCCCCTCCATGGAAGCCGTCGTCATCCGCGGCATTTCCATTGACCGCAACCAGGCCCGCGTTACCATTACCGGCATTCCGGACCAGATCGGCTACACGGCCCAGATACTGGGCGCCCTGGCAGAAGCGGAAATCAATCTGGATATGATTCTGGCCAATACTGCCCATGACGGCTATGTCCGCCAGTCCTTTACGATGCCCTCCAACGAACTGGGCCGCGCCCAGGCCGCCCTCAAACCGGTCATGGCCGCCCTCGGCTCCACCGTCAAGGTGGAAACGGAAGCTGGACTGGCCAAGCTTTCCCTAGTCGGCATCGGCATGCGTTCCCATTCCGGCGTAGGAGCCACCGCTTTCAAGGCCCTGGCGGACGCCAACATCAAGATCGGCATGATTTCCACCTCGGAAATCAAGATTGCCGTGATGGTGGACGAATCCGATATTGAGGAAGCGGCCCGGGTAGTGCATAAGGCGTTCAACCTGGGAGCCTGA
- a CDS encoding homoserine dehydrogenase, which translates to MTEKPIQLGLAGLGTVGSGVYETLCRNHALLEARSKIPFRLKRIAVRNLEKPRETVVPRELLTDDWQDLVNDPEIDIIIELIGGTRQAYDLVTLALRAGKPVVTGNKALLAEYGAEIFKLSAEMGTPIYFEASAGGGIPIIQSLQNSLICNHINSIVGIINGTSNYILSAMGEHGADYADALAQAQKLGFAEEDPSLDVNGWDAAHKALILTMLAYGTTISPDKIYVRGIENITSRDFEFAKKLGYTIKLLVVIRYHEGQEDALELRVQPCFVHDWHILASVNGVFNAISVNGDIVGETLFYGRGAGKNPTASAVISDVITAMRESRYPEYHTGFNPYAKACGIMHINDTVTPYYVRFQVVDQPGVIAEIARILATFGIGISATSSLPSHIDEGGAPWNDLVFILHSCPWGQLQKALEEITRISCVAAEPRVLRIEHLLPQS; encoded by the coding sequence ATGACGGAAAAACCTATACAACTGGGGCTTGCCGGGCTGGGAACGGTCGGTTCCGGCGTTTATGAAACGCTGTGCCGCAATCACGCCCTTCTGGAAGCCCGGAGCAAGATTCCTTTCAGGCTCAAGCGCATCGCCGTGCGCAACCTGGAAAAGCCCAGGGAAACCGTCGTTCCCCGGGAACTTCTGACGGACGATTGGCAGGATTTGGTCAATGACCCGGAAATAGACATCATTATTGAGCTGATTGGAGGGACGCGCCAGGCTTACGACCTGGTGACGCTGGCCCTCCGGGCCGGCAAGCCCGTCGTTACGGGGAACAAAGCTCTTCTGGCCGAGTACGGAGCGGAGATTTTCAAGCTCTCCGCGGAAATGGGCACCCCCATTTATTTCGAAGCGTCTGCCGGCGGCGGCATCCCCATTATCCAGAGCTTGCAGAATTCCCTGATTTGCAACCACATCAATTCCATTGTGGGCATTATTAACGGAACGTCCAACTATATTCTTTCCGCCATGGGGGAACACGGGGCCGATTACGCGGACGCCCTGGCCCAGGCCCAGAAGCTGGGCTTCGCGGAAGAAGACCCCTCCTTGGACGTCAATGGCTGGGATGCCGCCCACAAGGCGCTCATCCTGACGATGCTGGCTTACGGGACAACCATTTCCCCGGATAAAATTTACGTCAGAGGCATTGAGAATATCACCAGCCGGGATTTCGAGTTTGCCAAAAAACTGGGCTATACCATCAAGCTCCTTGTCGTCATCCGGTATCATGAGGGGCAGGAAGACGCCCTGGAACTGCGCGTCCAGCCCTGTTTTGTCCATGACTGGCACATCCTGGCTTCCGTGAACGGCGTGTTCAACGCCATTTCCGTCAACGGGGATATTGTGGGGGAAACGCTGTTTTACGGCCGCGGAGCGGGCAAGAACCCCACAGCCTCCGCCGTCATCAGCGACGTCATCACCGCCATGCGGGAAAGCCGCTATCCGGAATACCATACGGGCTTCAATCCCTATGCCAAGGCCTGCGGGATCATGCACATTAATGATACGGTCACTCCGTATTACGTCCGCTTCCAGGTGGTGGACCAGCCGGGCGTCATTGCGGAAATAGCCCGCATTCTGGCCACCTTCGGCATCGGCATTTCCGCCACCTCTTCCCTCCCCAGCCATATTGATGAGGGCGGAGCCCCCTGGAACGACCTCGTTTTCATCCTCCACTCCTGCCCGTGGGGCCAGCTTCAGAAGGCGCTGGAGGAAATAACCCGCATTTCCTGCGTGGCGGCGGAACCCCGCGTCCTGCGCATAGAACATCTTCTTCCTCAATCCTAA
- a CDS encoding thioredoxin family protein — MKQGLFILVCGLLAAGLTGCDDSSERRARYAEKKPAPRPLERTFDPPKKVLPPAKPKKKAPVWMDYKGEDMRQLTELSGRKVLLVFYASWSRPAMDYVQAVKSYAESQDGKAFAVLIDADAYPDIARKYGLEAVPLTVLYLEGMKLKDMVGGITAPRLNELIEQTIRVQ; from the coding sequence ATGAAACAGGGCTTGTTCATATTGGTCTGCGGTTTGCTGGCGGCCGGTCTGACCGGGTGCGACGATTCCAGTGAACGCCGCGCCCGTTATGCGGAAAAAAAGCCCGCTCCGCGTCCTCTGGAAAGGACGTTTGACCCTCCCAAAAAAGTCCTCCCGCCCGCAAAACCCAAGAAAAAGGCCCCCGTATGGATGGATTACAAGGGAGAGGACATGCGGCAGCTTACGGAACTTTCCGGCCGCAAGGTACTCCTTGTTTTTTACGCTTCATGGAGCCGTCCGGCCATGGATTACGTCCAGGCGGTAAAATCTTATGCCGAATCGCAGGACGGCAAGGCGTTTGCCGTGCTGATTGATGCGGACGCCTATCCGGACATAGCCCGCAAATATGGCCTGGAAGCCGTTCCTCTAACGGTTCTGTATCTGGAAGGAATGAAGCTGAAGGATATGGTTGGCGGCATTACTGCGCCGCGCCTGAACGAACTGATTGAGCAGACGATACGGGTGCAATAA
- a CDS encoding threonine/serine exporter family protein, with protein sequence MNPDFISSILLDGLMAAIAATGFAVISNPPKRAIAVSAVLAAVGHAFRFYMQHSWTIDISNATFIAAFTIGMLGVMTAKLVKCPAEIFAFPSLLPMIPGVYAYKTILALMQFMQENQDAAVMNRLIVDICKNGITAFFIIFSLVIGVAIPMLMFKRLSYTRVIKPGH encoded by the coding sequence ATGAATCCGGATTTTATTTCATCCATCCTTCTGGACGGGCTGATGGCCGCCATCGCCGCCACGGGATTTGCCGTCATCTCCAATCCGCCCAAGCGCGCCATTGCCGTTTCCGCCGTTCTGGCGGCCGTCGGCCACGCTTTCCGCTTTTACATGCAGCATTCCTGGACCATTGACATTTCCAACGCCACCTTCATTGCCGCCTTCACCATAGGCATGCTGGGCGTCATGACGGCCAAGCTGGTAAAATGCCCGGCGGAAATATTTGCTTTCCCTTCCCTGCTTCCCATGATTCCCGGCGTGTACGCCTATAAGACCATTCTGGCCCTGATGCAGTTCATGCAGGAGAACCAGGACGCGGCCGTCATGAACCGGCTGATCGTGGACATCTGCAAAAACGGCATCACCGCCTTCTTCATCATCTTTTCCCTGGTCATCGGCGTAGCCATACCCATGCTGATGTTCAAACGGTTGAGCTATACACGCGTCATCAAGCCGGGGCATTGA
- a CDS encoding threonine/serine ThrE exporter family protein, with translation MQHTDQIQALSEFLLEYATTLMGAGVHTNRAVRNISRIAAAYGYSADMTIFQRNITMSLICKDDETLRRTSVRKLKPLAFNLNLIQQLSELSWLPVDNNVSIAEMEQAFRSMVRTKRFSRWTDLLLVSVGNAAFCRLFNGDLWAMLTVFAATMLGFLAKQQLTRLKYNPLGVIILSAFTASMAAACAVLFQIGSTPQIALATSVLFLVPGVQMINSIMDLMHGHILMGISRGVHSIMMIVCIAIGLSATMLIVGVNSL, from the coding sequence ATGCAGCATACCGACCAGATACAGGCCCTTTCGGAATTCCTGCTGGAATACGCCACCACCCTCATGGGCGCGGGAGTGCATACCAACCGCGCCGTGCGCAATATTTCCCGCATTGCCGCCGCGTATGGATACAGCGCGGACATGACCATTTTCCAGCGCAATATCACCATGAGCCTGATCTGCAAGGATGACGAGACGCTGCGCCGCACCTCCGTCCGGAAACTGAAACCTCTGGCGTTCAACCTGAACCTGATCCAGCAGCTCAGTGAATTGAGCTGGCTCCCGGTGGACAACAACGTCAGCATTGCGGAAATGGAACAGGCATTCCGCTCCATGGTGCGCACCAAAAGATTTTCCCGCTGGACGGACCTGCTCCTGGTCAGCGTGGGCAACGCCGCCTTCTGCCGCCTGTTTAACGGAGACCTGTGGGCCATGCTGACCGTGTTCGCCGCCACCATGCTGGGCTTTCTGGCCAAGCAGCAGCTTACCCGGCTGAAATACAATCCGCTGGGGGTCATCATCCTTTCCGCCTTCACCGCTTCCATGGCGGCCGCGTGCGCCGTCCTTTTCCAGATAGGCTCCACACCGCAGATCGCCCTGGCAACCAGCGTCCTGTTCCTGGTGCCCGGCGTCCAGATGATCAACTCCATTATGGACCTGATGCACGGCCACATCCTGATGGGCATTTCCCGTGGCGTCCACTCCATCATGATGATCGTCTGCATCGCCATCGGCCTTTCCGCAACCATGCTCATCGTCGGGGTAAACAGCTTATGA